One stretch of Siphonobacter curvatus DNA includes these proteins:
- a CDS encoding sodium:solute symporter gives MSLLDWIVLSVTLTFIVGYGIYRSRQQQNLETYLTGGHTLTWWHVCLSVMATQASAVTFLSGPGQAYTDGMRFVQFYFGLPLAMVVISITFIPIFHRLNVYTAYEFLETRFDLKTRTLTALLFLLPRWLSTGISIYAPSIILSTIFGWDIVWTNLAMGGILLIYTVLGGSRAVSYTHVQQMFIVLGGMFLAGYLVVRLLPENMGLVDTLEVAGKMGKLQTINWQFDWNDRYNIWSGLIGGFFLQLSYFGTDQSQVGRYLGGETIGQSRLGLLMNGIVKIPMQFLILLVGALVFVFYQFHQPPLLFNETALKKVEHTAAYQTLQREHTQRFEEKKQVVTQLQSALERGDEGGIASLQQRVQTLDHQTTELRNQTKTLVQAEGGDANDTNYVFLSFVVKYLPPGVVGLLIAIIFIASMGSIASAISSLTSSFVVDIYRRMWVKNGTEAHYIRVSKISTAVWGMLSIAVAMYASRVGSLIEAVNILGSLFYGTVLGVFVVAFYFKSIGAQATFWAAVGAEILVVVFWVLNLTAFLWLNVIGCVAVVGLGLLLSRLDRTTNSPTQD, from the coding sequence CCTCGGCGGTTACCTTTCTGTCGGGACCGGGACAGGCTTATACCGACGGCATGCGATTCGTGCAGTTCTACTTCGGACTACCCCTGGCCATGGTCGTCATTTCCATTACCTTCATTCCGATTTTTCACCGACTAAACGTCTATACCGCGTATGAATTTCTCGAAACGCGGTTCGATCTGAAAACTCGTACCCTCACAGCCCTGCTGTTTTTGCTGCCCCGCTGGCTTTCCACGGGTATTAGTATCTACGCTCCGAGTATTATTCTTTCCACCATTTTCGGTTGGGATATTGTCTGGACGAATCTGGCCATGGGTGGGATTCTGCTGATCTACACCGTGCTGGGCGGGAGCCGGGCGGTGAGTTATACGCACGTGCAGCAGATGTTTATCGTCCTCGGTGGAATGTTTCTGGCGGGTTATCTGGTCGTACGGCTCCTGCCCGAAAACATGGGTTTGGTCGATACATTGGAAGTGGCCGGGAAAATGGGGAAGCTACAAACCATCAACTGGCAATTCGACTGGAATGATCGCTACAACATCTGGTCCGGACTGATTGGCGGATTTTTCCTACAGCTAAGTTATTTCGGTACCGACCAGTCGCAGGTCGGACGGTACCTCGGGGGCGAAACCATCGGACAAAGTCGACTGGGCCTGCTTATGAACGGTATTGTCAAAATTCCCATGCAGTTTTTGATTCTGCTGGTGGGAGCATTGGTGTTTGTCTTCTACCAATTTCATCAGCCCCCCTTGCTCTTTAATGAAACGGCTTTAAAGAAAGTCGAACATACCGCCGCCTACCAGACGCTTCAGCGGGAGCATACGCAACGATTCGAGGAAAAAAAGCAGGTCGTAACGCAATTGCAATCGGCTCTGGAACGTGGAGACGAAGGCGGGATTGCTTCTCTGCAACAACGCGTCCAAACCCTCGACCACCAAACTACCGAGCTTCGCAATCAAACCAAAACACTGGTACAGGCCGAAGGGGGCGACGCCAACGATACCAACTACGTATTTTTGTCGTTCGTGGTGAAATACCTGCCGCCGGGCGTGGTGGGCCTGCTGATTGCCATTATTTTTATTGCTTCGATGGGGTCTATCGCTTCGGCCATCAGTTCGCTGACGTCAAGCTTCGTGGTCGATATTTACCGACGCATGTGGGTCAAAAACGGTACGGAAGCCCACTACATCCGCGTATCGAAAATCAGTACCGCGGTTTGGGGCATGCTTAGTATTGCGGTTGCCATGTACGCCAGCCGCGTCGGTAGTCTGATCGAAGCCGTTAATATTCTCGGATCGTTGTTTTACGGAACGGTTCTGGGCGTATTTGTTGTTGCCTTTTACTTTAAGTCAATTGGAGCCCAGGCTACGTTCTGGGCAGCGGTTGGAGCCGAGATTTTGGTAGTCGTGTTCTGGGTACTGAATCTGACGGCTTTTCTCTGGCTCAACGTCATTGGCTGCGTGGCTGTGGTAGGGCTGGGTCTGCTACTAAGCAGGTTAGACCGCACCACTAATTCCCCAACTCAGGATTAA